In Moorella sp. Hama-1, a single genomic region encodes these proteins:
- a CDS encoding zinc-ribbon domain containing protein yields MMIYQDKTLTCKECGAEFVFTAGQQEFFAEKGFTNEPSRCPDCRAARKQRMNGGQRRNDFRSGPRQMYRAICSQCGAMTEVPFEPRGDRPVYCRDCYNSMRTRSYR; encoded by the coding sequence ATGATGATTTACCAGGACAAAACATTGACGTGCAAGGAATGCGGGGCGGAGTTCGTTTTTACAGCCGGTCAGCAGGAGTTTTTTGCCGAAAAGGGCTTTACCAATGAACCCTCCCGTTGCCCCGATTGCCGGGCCGCCCGGAAGCAGCGTATGAACGGCGGCCAGCGTCGTAACGATTTCCGTTCCGGCCCGCGGCAGATGTACAGGGCCATCTGCAGCCAGTGCGGTGCCATGACGGAAGTACCCTTTGAACCCCGGGGCGACCGGCCTGTTTATTGCCGGGACTGCTACAACAGCATGCGTACCAGGAGCTACCGTTAA
- a CDS encoding ferredoxin family protein, with protein MIKVRHQHHQVTPEVTRNEEKNHLPGKFPGDPLLLLKRRVDEETHIQIKDDQACPRCLNKPCTYACPSQVFEWEEDHVRVNYPRCMECGACRLFCPEGNILMEYPRGGYGLNYRY; from the coding sequence ATGATCAAGGTCAGACACCAGCACCACCAGGTAACGCCTGAAGTGACCAGGAACGAAGAAAAAAACCATTTGCCGGGTAAATTCCCTGGTGATCCCCTTCTTTTATTAAAAAGGCGGGTTGATGAAGAGACCCATATCCAGATTAAGGACGACCAGGCCTGCCCCCGTTGCCTTAATAAACCCTGTACCTATGCCTGCCCCAGCCAGGTATTTGAGTGGGAAGAGGATCATGTCCGGGTGAACTACCCGCGCTGTATGGAGTGCGGTGCCTGCCGGTTGTTCTGCCCTGAAGGAAATATCCTGATGGAATATCCCCGGGGCGGCTACGGCTTGAACTATCGCTACTGA
- a CDS encoding FAD-dependent oxidoreductase: protein MVDSYDAIVVGAGPAGSAAALTMAREGLSVALLERGEYPGSKNVFGGTIYRQPTAEICPAFWHEAPLERAIINDELWLLETDSAVRMGFTSKRFARDPYNKFAVYRAHFDKWLARQAQEAGAILRNRACARDFTYDKALVTKGPINGVRLDTGETLRANVVVIAEGVNPLLTGKAGLLKKQLPPAAFTLYVKEVLGLPQEKINERFHLENDEGSIIGMFGYPNATGVGKAALWTYRETLSLIVGGPLSQMVSMGLSPYVLLQRVKGHPLVKPLIAGAEPLEYQAHLIPKGGFEFIPQLYGDHVLVTGDAATMISGRRGTDLAMLSGKYAGETTAQAKAKGDFSAKMLANYQVKLQKSFFYEDIKAGREDFLYYKKHPDVDYLLSSTLNDLAYQFFTVDLQNERQKHQQLRNIVAGQQFPLKTLDDLWAGLHHWGAF, encoded by the coding sequence ATGGTTGATAGTTACGATGCCATTGTCGTCGGCGCCGGCCCGGCCGGTAGCGCGGCCGCTCTGACCATGGCCCGGGAGGGCCTCTCTGTTGCCCTGCTGGAGCGGGGTGAATACCCGGGCAGTAAGAATGTCTTCGGTGGTACCATCTACCGCCAACCCACGGCGGAGATCTGCCCGGCCTTCTGGCACGAAGCCCCCCTGGAACGGGCCATCATCAACGACGAGCTCTGGCTCTTAGAAACCGACTCCGCCGTTCGCATGGGCTTTACCAGCAAGCGCTTTGCCCGCGACCCGTACAATAAATTCGCTGTCTACCGCGCCCACTTTGATAAATGGCTGGCGCGCCAGGCCCAGGAGGCCGGGGCTATCCTACGTAACCGGGCCTGCGCCCGGGATTTCACCTATGACAAGGCCCTGGTCACCAAAGGTCCTATTAACGGTGTACGCTTGGACACGGGGGAAACCCTGCGGGCTAATGTGGTCGTCATTGCTGAGGGAGTCAACCCTTTACTCACCGGTAAAGCAGGCTTGTTAAAAAAACAGCTCCCACCGGCGGCCTTCACCCTCTATGTTAAAGAGGTTCTGGGCCTGCCCCAGGAAAAAATCAATGAGCGCTTCCACCTGGAAAACGACGAGGGTAGCATCATCGGCATGTTTGGTTATCCCAACGCTACCGGCGTCGGCAAGGCCGCTCTCTGGACTTACCGGGAAACCCTATCCCTTATCGTCGGCGGGCCTTTATCCCAGATGGTGTCCATGGGCCTGAGCCCTTATGTCCTCCTGCAACGGGTTAAAGGCCATCCCCTGGTCAAACCCTTAATCGCAGGAGCTGAACCCCTGGAGTACCAGGCTCACCTGATACCTAAGGGGGGCTTTGAGTTTATCCCCCAGCTTTACGGTGACCACGTCTTGGTAACCGGGGACGCGGCGACTATGATCAGCGGCCGCCGGGGGACGGACCTGGCCATGCTTTCGGGTAAATACGCCGGCGAAACCACAGCCCAGGCCAAGGCCAAGGGGGATTTTTCCGCCAAAATGCTGGCCAATTACCAGGTAAAACTGCAAAAAAGCTTTTTCTATGAGGATATCAAGGCCGGTAGGGAGGACTTCCTGTATTATAAAAAACACCCCGACGTTGATTACCTGTTGAGCAGCACTTTAAACGACCTGGCTTATCAATTCTTCACCGTCGACCTGCAGAATGAGCGCCAGAAACACCAGCAGTTAAGAAACATCGTTGCCGGCCAGCAGTTCCCCCTGAAAACCCTGGATGATCTCTGGGCCGGCCTGCACCACTGGGGGGCTTTCTAA
- a CDS encoding sulfite exporter TauE/SafE family protein yields MALSLALEILIMGFLTGILGAMVGIGGGVLLVPLLTLVFHVPIHTAIGASIVAVIATSSASASTFLESRLTNMRLGMTLETATATGGILGGLTAALLSRQVLSGIFAVALVGTAYSMFKKVKGRQVGQERILDTGRLGATFYDAHLQREVSYRVQKLPFGLLISFIAGNISGLLGIGGGVIKVPTMVLAMGVPMRAAAATSNFMIGVTAVASAYIYYTRGFVDPLIAAPTAIGVFLGASLSSHLAGRVNSNFLAKLLAVVLVFLAVQMALIAAGIQIR; encoded by the coding sequence GTGGCCCTGAGTCTGGCACTGGAGATTCTCATCATGGGCTTTTTAACGGGTATCCTGGGGGCCATGGTTGGCATTGGCGGCGGGGTTTTGCTGGTGCCCCTTCTAACCCTGGTATTTCACGTGCCCATACATACAGCCATTGGCGCCAGTATAGTAGCCGTAATCGCCACTTCCAGCGCCTCGGCCAGTACCTTCCTGGAGAGCCGCCTGACCAATATGCGCCTGGGCATGACCCTGGAGACGGCCACGGCTACCGGGGGCATCCTGGGGGGCTTAACGGCCGCCCTCCTCAGCCGCCAGGTTTTAAGCGGGATTTTCGCCGTGGCCCTGGTGGGTACAGCCTATTCTATGTTCAAAAAGGTAAAGGGAAGGCAGGTAGGGCAGGAAAGGATACTTGATACCGGCCGCCTGGGAGCCACCTTCTATGACGCCCACCTGCAAAGAGAGGTTAGTTACCGGGTACAAAAGTTACCCTTTGGGTTACTTATTTCCTTCATCGCTGGTAATATCTCCGGGCTTCTGGGCATCGGCGGCGGCGTCATTAAAGTACCGACGATGGTCCTGGCCATGGGAGTGCCTATGCGGGCGGCGGCGGCTACCAGCAACTTTATGATTGGGGTGACGGCCGTAGCCAGCGCTTATATCTATTACACCCGGGGTTTCGTCGACCCCCTGATTGCCGCACCGACAGCCATCGGCGTCTTCCTGGGGGCGAGCCTTAGCTCGCACCTGGCGGGGAGGGTTAACAGTAACTTCCTGGCCAAACTCCTGGCGGTGGTCCTGGTTTTTCTGGCCGTACAGATGGCTTTAATCGCCGCCGGGATCCAGATTCGTTAG
- a CDS encoding DUF1634 domain-containing protein produces the protein MAVADRARRGQAREYNLEHVVSRVLLAGVLTSVVLMLLGMGILVLKPELAQSSVLPVGQVLKLAPHFQPMALIDLGLIVLLLTPLARVIITGLGFALERDWLFAAISLTVMVILFISLAVGSA, from the coding sequence ATGGCCGTAGCTGATAGAGCCCGGAGGGGCCAGGCAAGGGAATACAACCTAGAACACGTCGTCAGCCGCGTCCTGCTTGCGGGGGTACTGACCAGTGTCGTTTTAATGCTCCTGGGGATGGGGATCCTGGTACTAAAGCCAGAACTGGCCCAAAGTAGTGTCCTGCCGGTGGGTCAGGTATTAAAGCTGGCCCCTCATTTCCAGCCAATGGCCCTGATTGATCTGGGGCTGATAGTTCTCCTCTTGACCCCCCTGGCCCGGGTGATTATCACCGGCCTGGGTTTCGCCCTGGAAAGGGACTGGTTGTTCGCCGCCATCTCCCTGACAGTAATGGTGATTCTCTTTATCAGCCTGGCCGTCGGTTCGGCTTGA
- a CDS encoding IS607 family transposase produces the protein MDMKVSIGKVAKELGVSPETLRRWEAEGKIRVERTPGGHRRYDLASLRGWSRKEPEPKERITLAYARVSSHDQKADLERQVELLETFCAANGWRFEVLRDLGSGLNYNKRGLRELIRRICSGEVGRLVVTHKNRLLRFGSELVFSLCEHFGTEVVIINASEEATFEEELVQDVLEIITVFSARLYGSRSRKNRDIMKRLKEAADAICPENAPGSG, from the coding sequence TTGGACATGAAGGTTTCGATCGGAAAAGTAGCCAAAGAACTGGGAGTGTCGCCAGAGACGTTGCGCCGCTGGGAAGCGGAAGGGAAGATCCGGGTGGAGCGGACACCGGGCGGGCACCGCCGGTATGACCTGGCCAGCCTTCGCGGATGGTCCCGCAAGGAGCCGGAACCAAAAGAGCGGATCACGCTCGCCTATGCCCGGGTATCCAGCCACGACCAGAAAGCGGATCTGGAGAGGCAGGTGGAGTTGCTGGAGACCTTTTGCGCCGCGAACGGCTGGCGGTTTGAAGTCCTTCGCGATCTGGGTTCCGGGCTCAACTATAACAAACGGGGCCTGCGGGAACTCATCCGCCGGATTTGTTCCGGCGAAGTGGGCCGGTTGGTGGTCACCCACAAGAACCGCCTGCTTCGGTTCGGGTCGGAGTTGGTCTTTTCCTTGTGCGAGCATTTCGGGACGGAGGTGGTCATCATCAACGCCTCGGAAGAGGCGACCTTCGAGGAAGAGCTGGTTCAGGACGTGCTGGAGATCATCACGGTGTTTTCGGCCCGGCTGTACGGGAGCCGGAGCCGGAAGAACCGGGACATCATGAAACGACTGAAGGAGGCGGCCGATGCAATCTGCCCTGAAAATGCGCCTGGAAGTGGATGA
- a CDS encoding RNA-guided endonuclease InsQ/TnpB family protein has protein sequence MQSALKMRLEVDEHTAAVLDGQSRIANWLYNRLLEEANELRRRFRETQDPEAAKVLYTERGLRNRIPALKQEHPFLRTVHSSVLKNAALRLSSAIREYQKGRHGRRAKRAGWPKFRSWKRKWFSLHYDEPWKGFRLDGPTLVLSLGMALNEATGKRKQVHVSTRLAEPLPDWFEPGMVRQLRIVKEGKLFYAVFTVRRPVPAQRSVKRVITIDPNHKNLGYGVGTDGVATEIFNPWFLKILDRRIDEVKSLRDRCQRNSVRVVREDGSEAWLPSRRWRKLNERLDELWRVRREQTKVYLRTVANRLYREYDAVFVGDYTPHGGGISRGMRRAMNNQSLIGRFKETLAWVATRSGKVYGEWDEDGSTRTCHACHYKVPGGIPPEVREWTCPECGTHHIRDENSSINGLEQVLKNLEVPGSGRLGDKIVVRTRRAWRFDGLGIQEIPGAVGGRVRDHAAGRQEIKCGA, from the coding sequence ATGCAATCTGCCCTGAAAATGCGCCTGGAAGTGGATGAACACACCGCAGCGGTGCTGGACGGCCAGTCGCGGATCGCCAACTGGCTGTACAACCGCCTGCTGGAGGAAGCGAACGAATTGCGCCGGCGGTTCCGGGAAACCCAAGACCCGGAAGCGGCCAAGGTGCTGTACACGGAGCGGGGCTTGCGGAACCGGATTCCGGCGCTCAAACAGGAGCACCCGTTCCTGCGGACGGTTCATTCGTCAGTGTTGAAAAACGCGGCCCTGCGGCTCAGCAGTGCGATCCGGGAATACCAGAAGGGCCGCCACGGCAGGCGGGCGAAGCGGGCGGGCTGGCCGAAGTTCCGGTCGTGGAAGCGGAAGTGGTTCTCGTTGCACTACGACGAGCCGTGGAAGGGATTCCGGTTGGATGGCCCAACCTTGGTCCTGTCCCTGGGGATGGCGCTGAATGAAGCGACGGGCAAACGGAAGCAAGTTCATGTGTCCACCCGGCTGGCGGAACCGTTGCCCGATTGGTTCGAGCCGGGGATGGTTCGTCAGCTTCGGATCGTGAAGGAAGGGAAGCTGTTTTACGCGGTCTTCACGGTCAGGCGGCCTGTGCCGGCCCAGCGATCTGTAAAGCGGGTCATCACGATTGACCCGAACCACAAGAACCTGGGCTACGGAGTGGGGACCGACGGGGTGGCGACGGAGATCTTCAACCCCTGGTTTCTCAAGATTCTGGACCGGCGGATCGACGAAGTGAAGTCGTTGCGTGACCGATGCCAGAGGAACTCCGTTCGGGTGGTGAGGGAAGACGGGTCGGAGGCGTGGCTGCCGTCCCGGCGGTGGCGGAAGCTGAATGAGCGGCTGGACGAGTTGTGGCGGGTGCGCCGAGAGCAGACGAAGGTGTACCTGCGCACGGTGGCCAACCGGCTGTACCGGGAATATGACGCGGTGTTCGTGGGGGACTATACGCCGCACGGCGGGGGAATCAGCCGGGGAATGCGCCGGGCGATGAACAACCAGTCGCTCATTGGGCGGTTCAAGGAAACCCTGGCGTGGGTGGCGACCCGATCCGGGAAAGTGTACGGTGAGTGGGACGAAGACGGGTCCACCCGGACCTGCCATGCCTGCCACTACAAAGTGCCTGGCGGGATTCCTCCGGAGGTTCGGGAGTGGACCTGTCCGGAGTGCGGGACGCACCACATCCGGGACGAGAATTCGTCGATCAACGGACTGGAACAAGTGCTGAAAAACTTGGAGGTGCCTGGCTCGGGCCGTCTGGGAGACAAGATTGTCGTGAGGACCAGGCGGGCTTGGCGGTTCGACGGTCTAGGGATCCAAGAGATTCCGGGGGCCGTCGGCGGGCGGGTGAGGGATCATGCCGCCGGCCGCCAAGAAATCAAATGCGGAGCATGA
- a CDS encoding ADP-ribosylglycohydrolase family protein, whose protein sequence is MIEPTHRYRGSLLGLAVGDALGTTLEFRPPESFDPITGMAGGGPFNLQPGQWTDDTAMALCLAESLVERRGFDPVDQMERYLRWYREGYLSSTGHCFDIGNTVRAALERFERTRGPYCGSTNPFTAGNGSLMRLAPVPLFYARKPWEAVAKAGESSRTTHGAKEAVDACRYLAALILGAVDGAAKEELLSDHYEPTPGLWREAPLAPKIAAVASGSFKRRNPPEVRGTGYVVDCLEAALWAFYHSSSFREGALLAVNLGNDADTTGAVYGQLAGAYYGEDGIPGEWREKIAVREFIETLAEKIFALARQYG, encoded by the coding sequence ATGATAGAGCCTACTCATCGCTATCGCGGTAGCCTGCTGGGCCTGGCGGTGGGGGACGCCCTGGGGACCACCCTGGAGTTCCGGCCACCCGAGTCTTTCGATCCCATCACCGGCATGGCCGGCGGCGGGCCATTCAACCTGCAGCCGGGCCAGTGGACCGATGACACCGCGATGGCCCTGTGCCTGGCGGAGAGCCTGGTGGAGCGCCGGGGCTTCGACCCCGTCGACCAGATGGAAAGGTACCTGCGCTGGTATCGGGAAGGCTACCTGAGCAGCACCGGGCACTGCTTCGACATCGGCAACACCGTCCGGGCGGCCCTGGAGCGCTTTGAGCGCACCCGGGGACCTTACTGCGGGTCGACAAATCCCTTTACCGCCGGCAACGGCTCCCTCATGCGGCTGGCGCCGGTGCCGCTGTTCTACGCCCGGAAGCCGTGGGAAGCAGTCGCGAAGGCCGGGGAAAGCTCCCGCACTACCCACGGCGCTAAAGAGGCCGTCGACGCCTGCCGCTATCTCGCCGCCCTCATCCTGGGGGCCGTAGACGGCGCCGCTAAAGAGGAACTCCTGTCCGATCACTATGAGCCGACGCCCGGGCTGTGGCGGGAGGCTCCCCTGGCGCCGAAGATCGCCGCGGTGGCCTCAGGCTCCTTCAAAAGGCGCAACCCGCCCGAAGTCCGGGGCACGGGCTACGTGGTCGACTGCCTGGAGGCCGCCCTGTGGGCCTTCTACCACAGTTCTTCCTTCCGGGAAGGGGCGCTCCTGGCCGTGAACCTGGGCAACGACGCCGACACCACCGGCGCCGTCTACGGCCAGCTCGCCGGGGCCTACTACGGCGAGGACGGCATACCGGGAGAGTGGCGGGAGAAGATCGCCGTGCGGGAATTCATCGAAACGCTGGCGGAGAAGATATTTGCCCTTGCCCGGCAATACGGCTGA
- a CDS encoding DUF262 domain-containing protein: MAFQTAITVVEAVKRIIDRSYLLPAIQREFVWSEEQIERLFDSIMRGYPIGSFLFWKVSRENLKNYQFYEFIKDYHQMKSHNQKATLMGDENITAILDGQQRLTALYIGLKGSYASKVPYMHWDNPQAFPQKKLYLNLLDEPGEDEEMLYQFKFLTDEKAQERNEHSYWFPVGKILDFNPDNPFELHEYLTENNLTSKYAGKCLFRLSEVINKNAIISYYLEEGQELDRVLNIFIRVNSGGTLLSYSDLLLSIATAQWENRDAREEITSLVDEINRLGSGFTFDKDFVLKTCLVLCDKDIKFKVDNFNSRNMLDIENQWDKIREIILATVELVSGFGFNYQTLTSHNAIIPICYYLFQRGKARDVLALPRYAGERETMRKWLHLVLLKQTFGGQSDEILRIIREVIRDHHTIFPADEIKARLKRMVKTLELTEEEIDNLLENQYGKKYTFSVLALLYPSLNYRYSFHQDHIHPRSLCSSRDKLRRAGIPDNDIDFILQNYNKIPNLQLLEGAENISKKDRPFVDWLDETYPDAVAREQFKERHFLTGLDLSLNNFSSFYENRKKALKNALKQTVL; the protein is encoded by the coding sequence ATGGCCTTCCAAACCGCGATTACGGTGGTAGAGGCGGTAAAAAGAATAATTGACCGTAGCTACCTCCTGCCGGCCATTCAAAGGGAATTTGTTTGGAGTGAAGAGCAGATTGAGCGCCTTTTTGATTCCATCATGCGAGGTTACCCCATTGGCTCCTTTCTCTTCTGGAAGGTTTCGCGCGAGAACCTCAAAAACTACCAGTTTTACGAGTTCATTAAAGACTACCACCAGATGAAGTCCCACAACCAGAAGGCCACCCTTATGGGTGATGAAAATATCACCGCTATCCTGGATGGGCAGCAGCGGTTAACCGCTTTGTACATTGGCCTCAAAGGCAGCTATGCTTCTAAGGTGCCTTATATGCACTGGGACAACCCCCAGGCATTCCCACAGAAGAAACTGTATCTAAATCTGTTGGATGAACCGGGCGAAGACGAGGAAATGCTCTACCAATTCAAGTTCCTCACCGATGAAAAAGCACAGGAAAGAAACGAACACAGCTACTGGTTCCCCGTGGGCAAAATCTTAGATTTTAATCCAGACAATCCCTTTGAACTGCACGAGTATCTTACGGAGAACAACCTGACCTCCAAATATGCGGGAAAGTGTTTGTTCCGGCTCAGTGAGGTGATTAACAAAAACGCCATTATCAGCTACTATCTGGAGGAAGGCCAGGAGCTCGACCGGGTGCTTAACATCTTTATCCGAGTTAACAGCGGCGGCACCCTGCTCAGCTACTCCGACCTTTTACTGTCAATTGCTACGGCCCAGTGGGAGAACCGCGATGCCCGGGAGGAGATCACCAGTTTGGTGGATGAGATTAACCGCCTGGGTAGCGGCTTCACTTTTGATAAAGACTTTGTGCTCAAAACCTGTCTGGTCTTGTGTGACAAGGATATCAAGTTCAAAGTGGATAACTTTAACTCCCGGAATATGCTAGATATCGAGAACCAGTGGGATAAGATCAGGGAGATCATCCTGGCCACGGTGGAGCTGGTGTCCGGCTTTGGCTTCAATTACCAGACCCTCACCTCCCATAATGCCATCATCCCTATTTGCTATTATCTTTTCCAACGAGGTAAGGCCCGCGATGTTTTGGCTTTGCCCAGGTATGCCGGCGAGCGGGAAACTATGCGCAAGTGGCTGCATCTGGTGCTTTTGAAGCAGACCTTCGGCGGCCAATCCGATGAGATACTGCGGATCATTCGGGAAGTAATCAGGGATCATCATACTATTTTCCCGGCAGACGAGATAAAGGCGCGGCTCAAGAGAATGGTAAAAACCCTGGAGTTGACCGAAGAAGAAATCGACAATCTACTGGAAAACCAATATGGTAAAAAGTATACTTTTTCGGTGCTGGCCTTATTGTATCCCAGCCTGAATTACCGCTACAGCTTCCATCAGGACCACATTCATCCCCGCAGCCTCTGTTCCAGCCGCGATAAACTGAGAAGGGCCGGGATACCCGATAACGATATAGATTTCATCCTGCAGAACTACAATAAAATACCCAACCTGCAGCTTTTAGAAGGGGCTGAGAACATTAGTAAAAAAGACCGGCCCTTTGTGGATTGGCTGGATGAGACTTACCCGGATGCAGTTGCCCGGGAACAGTTTAAAGAGAGGCATTTCCTGACCGGTTTAGACCTTTCCTTGAATAATTTTAGTAGTTTTTACGAAAACCGTAAAAAGGCCCTCAAGAATGCCTTGAAGCAGACAGTGTTATAG
- a CDS encoding DUF1659 domain-containing protein, with product MPVVNTPVGSSFQLRVQMGTDANGQLLYRTRAYSRVKPEAAYQNVYDVAQAIGGLQVHPVKAGINYGQTNPWL from the coding sequence ATGCCCGTCGTCAACACCCCGGTGGGGTCGTCCTTCCAGCTCCGGGTGCAGATGGGGACCGACGCCAACGGCCAACTCCTGTACCGGACCCGCGCCTACAGCCGGGTCAAGCCCGAGGCCGCCTACCAGAACGTCTACGACGTGGCCCAGGCCATTGGCGGCCTCCAGGTCCATCCGGTGAAAGCAGGAATTAATTACGGGCAGACCAACCCCTGGCTCTGA